One Narcine bancroftii isolate sNarBan1 chromosome 3, sNarBan1.hap1, whole genome shotgun sequence DNA window includes the following coding sequences:
- the rhoaa gene encoding rho-related GTP-binding protein RhoA-A encodes MAAIRKKLVIVGDGACGKTCLLIVFSKDQFPEVYVPTVFENYVADIEVDGKQVELALWDTAGQEDYDRLRPLSYPDTDVILMCFSIDSPDSLENIPEKWTPEVKHFCPNIPIILVGNKKDLRGDEHTRRELAKMKQEPVKPDDAKEMGSRINAFGYLECSAKTKEGVREVFELATRAALQAKKTKSKSPCLLL; translated from the exons ATGGCAGCGATCCGGAAGAAGCTCGTCATCGTTGGCGATGGAGCTTGTGGCAAGACCTGCCTCCTGATTGTCTTCAGCAAGGACCAGTTCCCGGAGGTCTATGTCCCCACTGTCTTTGAGAACTACGTGGCGGACATCGAGGTGGACGGGAAGCAG GTGGAGCTCGCTCTCTGGGACACAGCTGGACAGGAGGACTATGACCGCCTACGACCCCTCTCCTACCCTGACACCGATGTCATCCTGATGTGCTTTTCCATCGACAGCCCCGACAGCTTGG AGAACATTCCGGAGAAGTGGACCCCGGAGGTGAAGCACTTCTGCCCCAACATCCCCATTATCCTGGTGGGCAACAAGAAGGACCTGCGGGGGGATGAGCACACACGGAGGGAGCTAGCCAAGATGAAgcag GAGCCTGTCAAGCCAGATGATGCCAAGGAGATGGGGAGCCGCATCAacgcctttggttacctggagtGCTCGGCTAAGACGAAGGAAGGCGTGCGCGAGGTCTTCGAGCTGGCCACACGCGCTGCCTTGCaggccaagaaaaccaagagCAAGAGCCCCTGTCTGCTTCTGTGA